The following are encoded together in the Halopiger aswanensis genome:
- a CDS encoding PAS domain S-box protein — METSDPSPGRLRSRVRQQEVVAELGQQALETGDVDRLRRDAVDGVRTQLEVAYCGVFEVSDPETLRLRSESGRETLAVGPTASAEPDSLLGRALATDDPIVEHSPSEAEIGVVACPESDIETGLAVAIGPREEPWGALGVYTTERREFAADTREFVKSVAAVLASAIENAETERRLREEAALNDRIVETSPVGIVVTDVDGTVRFANERAETITGRDRSDLVDRPLAAGWDPVDDDGEPLSNRQLPVARVLETGEPVWDVEFGIRTPAGERVWIAANAAPMTAGDAYTGVVTTFEDVTDERHHRRESRHIYRALETASEGISLLDEDDQFTYVNQAYAEMYGYEPEEMIGEHWGILYPDGAAEEANEEIEAELAETGTWSGETIGLRRDGTEFVEDHYLARVGDGGLVCVVQDVTDERRIEAELRDERALKEQIVETSPVGITVIDTDGDLRFANDRAADILGCDREAIAGLSSDDSDWEVRDADGRLLSAAERPFDRVISSGEALFDVELRLRHPDGRERWLSINGAPLRADETADVVPDLESTAETDTAAGEDAAEVTGGVFTIEDITEQKRLENELEATFNRISDAFIGLDSDWTITYANDRAETLIDAAGEGIVGCDLSAAFPTADESTFEADLREAMNRQEPTSIEEYVPALETWFEIHVYPSPTGLSVYFRDVTERKEMERERRATNRTLQRLYAITADGDRSFDEKIDELLSLGRERLGLETGFLAAIDPESERFEVTHADGEDPRLQPGSTSPLAETYCQQTIQTDGLLAFTDRPTEHVDDRAYEAWDLDCYLGGQITVDGDRYGTLCFVDDEPRSTPFTRAEKSFVELVTQWVSYELERRRHQRHLEESERRYRTLVEQFPNGLVALFDDELRYTLGGGQALEEIDLSVSEFVGQTVTERYEGETREQFESNFRAALDGEQRTFEFQLHEREWLAYAVPVEDSRGEVFAGMLMVQDITERVETERQLRERERRLEQFKRYTDDVLDAIDDVFYVIDEDGTVQRWNESLRALTGLSDDELEGINALEFFEGEDEERVAAAIDEVFETGSARLEAEVEPEPGGQAVPYEFVASALEDPSGEPVLTGIGRDISERREHERRLEALVDDLEESNERLEQFAYAASHDLQEPLRMISSYLTLLERRYADDLDDDAHEFIEFAVDGATRMQEMIDGLLQYSRVDTQGQSFQPVEVDEVVTDVCTDLEMRIEETGAEIDVGGLPEVHGDPGQLRQLFQNLIDNAITYSGEETPRISVFAEKREATWVISVRDQGIGIDPDDVDRIFRVFDRLHSVEEYDGTGIGLALCQRIAERHGGTIRVDSDPGEGSTFSVHLPTRAEREDDNE, encoded by the coding sequence ATGGAAACCTCCGATCCCTCACCAGGCCGCCTTCGGTCCCGCGTCCGGCAACAGGAGGTCGTCGCCGAACTCGGGCAGCAGGCCCTCGAGACGGGCGATGTCGACCGGTTGCGCCGCGACGCGGTCGACGGCGTTCGAACGCAACTCGAGGTCGCCTACTGCGGCGTCTTCGAGGTGAGCGACCCCGAAACGCTGCGGCTGCGATCGGAAAGCGGGCGGGAGACGCTCGCGGTCGGCCCGACGGCGTCGGCCGAACCGGACTCGTTGCTGGGCCGAGCACTCGCCACCGACGACCCGATCGTCGAACACTCGCCGAGCGAGGCGGAAATCGGCGTGGTAGCGTGTCCCGAAAGTGATATCGAGACCGGTCTCGCCGTGGCCATCGGCCCTCGGGAGGAGCCGTGGGGCGCGCTCGGCGTCTATACGACCGAGCGTCGTGAGTTCGCAGCCGATACGCGCGAGTTCGTCAAAAGCGTCGCCGCCGTGCTCGCGTCGGCGATCGAAAACGCAGAAACTGAACGACGGCTCCGCGAGGAAGCCGCGCTGAACGATCGAATCGTCGAGACCAGTCCCGTCGGGATCGTCGTCACCGACGTAGACGGCACCGTCCGGTTCGCTAACGAGCGCGCCGAAACGATCACGGGCCGGGACCGGAGCGACCTCGTCGACCGCCCGCTCGCTGCGGGGTGGGACCCCGTCGACGACGATGGCGAACCGCTGTCGAACCGTCAATTACCCGTCGCCCGGGTGCTCGAGACCGGCGAGCCGGTCTGGGACGTCGAGTTCGGCATCCGAACGCCGGCCGGGGAGCGGGTCTGGATCGCGGCGAACGCCGCGCCGATGACCGCCGGCGACGCGTACACCGGCGTCGTCACGACCTTCGAGGACGTCACGGACGAACGTCACCATCGGCGCGAGAGTCGGCACATCTACCGGGCGCTCGAGACCGCGAGCGAGGGGATCAGCCTGCTCGACGAGGACGATCAGTTCACGTACGTCAATCAGGCCTACGCCGAGATGTACGGCTACGAGCCCGAGGAGATGATCGGCGAACACTGGGGGATCCTGTATCCGGACGGCGCGGCCGAGGAGGCTAACGAGGAGATCGAGGCCGAACTGGCAGAAACGGGGACGTGGTCGGGCGAAACGATCGGCCTGCGACGCGACGGGACGGAGTTCGTCGAGGACCACTACCTCGCACGTGTCGGCGACGGCGGCCTGGTGTGTGTCGTTCAGGACGTCACCGACGAGCGCCGGATCGAGGCCGAACTGCGCGACGAGCGGGCGCTGAAGGAACAGATCGTCGAGACCAGCCCCGTCGGGATCACCGTCATCGACACCGACGGGGACCTGCGCTTCGCGAACGACCGCGCGGCGGATATTCTGGGGTGCGACCGCGAGGCGATCGCCGGACTCTCGAGCGACGACTCCGACTGGGAGGTGCGAGACGCGGACGGACGGCTGCTGTCGGCGGCCGAACGGCCCTTCGACCGGGTTATCTCCTCGGGCGAGGCGCTGTTCGACGTCGAGTTGCGGCTTCGCCATCCCGACGGCCGGGAACGGTGGCTCTCGATCAACGGGGCGCCGCTGCGGGCCGACGAGACCGCGGACGTCGTTCCCGATCTGGAGTCCACCGCGGAGACGGACACAGCAGCGGGCGAGGACGCCGCCGAGGTAACCGGCGGCGTCTTCACCATCGAAGATATCACCGAACAGAAACGCCTCGAGAACGAACTCGAGGCGACGTTCAACCGGATCTCGGACGCGTTCATCGGGCTCGATTCGGACTGGACGATCACGTACGCCAACGACCGTGCGGAGACGCTGATCGACGCGGCCGGCGAGGGGATCGTCGGGTGCGACCTCTCGGCGGCGTTCCCGACGGCGGACGAGTCGACGTTCGAGGCGGACCTCCGGGAGGCGATGAACCGGCAGGAACCGACGTCGATCGAGGAGTACGTTCCCGCCCTCGAGACCTGGTTCGAGATCCACGTCTACCCCTCGCCGACGGGGCTGTCGGTCTACTTCCGGGACGTGACCGAGCGCAAGGAGATGGAGCGAGAGCGTCGGGCGACCAACCGGACGCTCCAGCGGCTGTACGCGATCACCGCCGACGGCGATCGCTCCTTCGACGAGAAAATCGACGAACTTCTCTCGCTGGGCCGGGAGCGGCTGGGACTCGAGACCGGGTTCTTGGCCGCGATCGATCCCGAAAGTGAGCGGTTCGAAGTGACCCACGCTGACGGCGAGGATCCGCGGCTCCAGCCGGGGTCGACGTCGCCGCTCGCTGAGACGTACTGCCAGCAGACAATCCAGACGGACGGGCTGCTCGCCTTTACCGACCGGCCGACGGAGCACGTCGACGACCGCGCGTACGAGGCGTGGGACCTCGACTGCTACCTCGGCGGACAGATCACGGTCGACGGCGACCGCTACGGGACGCTCTGTTTCGTCGACGACGAACCGCGGTCGACGCCGTTTACGCGGGCCGAGAAGTCCTTCGTCGAACTCGTGACCCAGTGGGTCAGCTACGAACTCGAGCGCCGGCGCCACCAGCGCCACCTCGAGGAGTCCGAACGCCGGTACCGGACGCTGGTCGAGCAGTTCCCGAACGGGCTCGTCGCGCTGTTCGACGATGAGCTGCGGTACACGCTCGGCGGGGGGCAGGCGCTCGAGGAGATCGATCTCTCAGTTTCGGAGTTCGTCGGGCAGACGGTCACGGAGCGATACGAGGGGGAGACCCGCGAACAGTTCGAATCGAACTTCCGGGCCGCGCTGGACGGCGAGCAGCGGACCTTCGAGTTCCAACTCCACGAGCGGGAGTGGCTCGCGTACGCGGTGCCGGTCGAGGACAGCCGCGGGGAGGTCTTCGCCGGCATGCTGATGGTACAGGACATCACCGAGCGCGTCGAGACCGAGCGCCAGCTCCGGGAGCGCGAGCGGCGCCTCGAGCAGTTCAAGCGCTACACCGACGACGTGCTGGACGCGATCGACGACGTCTTCTACGTCATCGACGAGGACGGCACCGTCCAGCGCTGGAACGAGAGCCTGCGCGCGCTGACGGGCCTGTCCGACGACGAACTCGAGGGGATCAATGCGCTCGAGTTCTTCGAGGGGGAGGACGAGGAACGAGTCGCGGCGGCGATCGACGAGGTCTTCGAGACGGGGAGTGCGCGCCTCGAGGCCGAGGTCGAACCGGAACCCGGCGGCCAGGCCGTCCCCTACGAGTTCGTCGCGAGCGCGCTCGAGGACCCCTCGGGCGAGCCGGTCCTGACCGGGATCGGGCGGGACATCAGCGAACGGCGGGAGCACGAGCGCCGACTCGAGGCCCTCGTCGACGACCTCGAGGAATCGAACGAGCGCTTGGAGCAGTTCGCCTACGCCGCCTCCCACGACCTCCAGGAGCCGCTCCGGATGATCTCGAGCTACCTCACGCTGCTCGAGCGACGCTATGCGGACGATCTCGACGACGACGCCCACGAGTTCATCGAGTTCGCGGTCGACGGCGCCACCCGGATGCAGGAGATGATCGACGGACTCCTCCAGTACTCGCGGGTCGACACGCAGGGGCAGTCGTTCCAGCCCGTCGAGGTCGACGAGGTGGTCACAGACGTCTGTACGGATCTCGAGATGCGGATCGAGGAGACCGGTGCCGAAATCGACGTCGGCGGCCTCCCGGAGGTACACGGCGACCCCGGCCAGTTACGGCAACTGTTCCAGAATTTGATCGATAACGCGATCACCTACTCGGGTGAGGAGACACCACGTATATCCGTATTCGCGGAGAAGAGAGAAGCAACGTGGGTCATTTCAGTTCGCGACCAGGGGATCGGGATCGATCCGGACGACGTCGACCGGATCTTTCGCGTGTTCGATCGGTTGCACAGCGTCGAGGAGTACGACGGGACCGGGATCGGGCTCGCGCTCTGCCAGCGGATCGCCGAGCGCCACGGCGGCACGATTCGGGTCGATTCCGACCCCGGCGAGGGATCGACGTTCTCGGTACACCTACCGACGCGAGCCGAACGAGAGGACGACAATGAGTGA
- a CDS encoding response regulator, giving the protein MSESRRNQPEPAQILLVEDNPGDVRLTEEAFKQGRIENDLHVVSDGTEALEFLTQRGEFGDAPRPDLVLLDLNLPRTDGEEVLEELKNDPELRSIPVIVLTSSRANEDIARSYELHANAYLTKPVDPDEFIETVRAFEKFWFSVVRLPPEVES; this is encoded by the coding sequence ATGAGTGAATCACGACGCAACCAACCGGAGCCGGCACAGATTCTGCTCGTCGAGGACAACCCCGGCGACGTCCGACTGACCGAGGAGGCGTTCAAACAGGGCCGGATCGAGAACGACCTCCACGTCGTCTCCGACGGAACCGAAGCCCTCGAGTTTCTCACCCAGCGCGGCGAGTTCGGCGACGCGCCGCGGCCGGATCTCGTGTTGCTGGACCTCAACCTGCCCCGAACGGACGGGGAGGAGGTCCTCGAGGAACTCAAGAACGATCCGGAACTGCGATCGATCCCGGTGATCGTCCTGACGAGTTCGCGAGCCAACGAAGATATCGCTCGCTCGTACGAACTGCACGCGAACGCCTACCTCACGAAGCCGGTCGACCCGGACGAGTTCATCGAGACCGTCCGCGCGTTCGAGAAGTTCTGGTTCTCCGTCGTGCGGCTCCCCCCGGAGGTCGAATCATGA
- a CDS encoding bacterio-opsin activator domain-containing protein, which yields MSESDAYTSNGDDETETETETDTETAADRDGTGDAALAGRGPASESDETLRILLIEDNPGDARLIEEMLKDTEELAQRVSSDEAAGRTPDITRETRLEDGLATLEAEATDVVLLDLNLPDSAGLETLEAVHEESETTPIVVLTGVRDQQVGVQAIQRGAQDFLVKDEVTSELLVRTIHHAIERARQEYERRRQRDQLEALNRLNRIGHDITHAVITTETQAELEQRVCDRLVESDAYRFAWIGGVNPGSDQVVPKAAAGVEEGYLETVDISVAEDDPSGQGPSGKAIRTGEVQITNDIQTDSGFEPWREEANERGYRSSAAIPIVHEDLVYGVLNIYAESPRAFTAPEQEILSRIGDIIAHAITAIERRDALVSDAVVELEFRVESMAEELVSLSATESCTIEIEQLVQGDETLLVYGSATGVSQDEFEETVAETDGIDDVRFLAARRDEFEFELVAPTAISLFETIATHGGRVESATITDGEFRFVVELPRGRDTRQMIELIKDEQSDVTYLAQRTTERSEPSGASSASVLEEDLTEKQRAALETAYFAGYFDWPRESTGEEIADRLGIAPATFNQHLRTAERKFFDSVLGE from the coding sequence ATGAGCGAAAGCGACGCGTACACGTCTAACGGCGACGACGAGACTGAGACCGAGACTGAGACTGATACCGAGACCGCGGCCGACCGAGACGGCACCGGCGACGCGGCACTAGCCGGTCGCGGCCCGGCATCCGAATCCGACGAAACGCTTCGCATCCTCCTGATCGAGGACAACCCCGGCGACGCGCGCCTGATCGAGGAGATGCTCAAGGACACCGAGGAGCTCGCCCAGCGAGTCAGCTCCGACGAAGCCGCGGGCCGGACGCCCGATATCACCCGCGAGACGCGCCTCGAGGACGGCCTCGCGACGCTCGAGGCGGAGGCGACCGACGTCGTGTTGCTCGACCTGAACCTCCCCGACAGCGCCGGCCTCGAGACGCTCGAGGCGGTCCACGAGGAGAGCGAGACGACGCCGATCGTCGTCCTGACGGGCGTCCGCGACCAGCAGGTCGGCGTGCAGGCGATCCAGCGAGGCGCCCAGGACTTCCTCGTCAAAGACGAGGTGACGAGCGAACTCCTCGTCCGGACGATCCACCACGCGATCGAGCGGGCCCGCCAAGAGTACGAACGGCGGCGCCAGCGCGACCAACTCGAGGCGCTGAACCGGCTCAATCGGATCGGCCACGACATCACGCACGCGGTGATCACGACCGAGACGCAGGCCGAACTCGAGCAGCGCGTCTGCGACCGCCTCGTCGAGTCCGACGCCTACCGGTTCGCCTGGATCGGCGGCGTCAATCCGGGCAGCGATCAGGTCGTCCCCAAGGCCGCGGCCGGCGTCGAAGAGGGCTACCTCGAGACCGTCGACATCAGTGTCGCCGAGGACGATCCGAGCGGGCAGGGACCGTCCGGAAAGGCGATCCGGACGGGCGAGGTCCAGATCACGAACGACATTCAGACGGATAGCGGGTTCGAGCCGTGGCGCGAGGAAGCGAACGAGCGAGGCTACCGCTCCTCGGCCGCGATCCCCATCGTTCACGAGGACCTCGTCTACGGCGTCCTGAACATCTACGCCGAATCGCCGCGGGCGTTTACGGCGCCGGAACAGGAGATCCTCTCGCGAATCGGCGACATCATCGCCCACGCGATCACGGCGATCGAACGGCGCGACGCCCTCGTCAGCGACGCCGTCGTCGAACTCGAGTTCCGGGTCGAATCGATGGCCGAAGAACTCGTCTCCCTTTCCGCGACCGAATCCTGTACGATCGAGATCGAGCAACTCGTCCAGGGCGACGAGACGCTGCTGGTCTACGGCTCGGCGACCGGCGTCTCCCAGGACGAGTTCGAGGAGACCGTCGCCGAAACCGATGGGATCGACGACGTGCGCTTCCTCGCGGCCAGACGCGACGAATTCGAGTTCGAACTCGTGGCGCCGACCGCCATCTCGCTGTTCGAGACGATCGCGACCCACGGCGGACGCGTCGAGTCGGCGACGATCACCGACGGCGAGTTCCGCTTCGTCGTCGAACTCCCGCGGGGCCGCGACACGCGCCAGATGATCGAACTCATCAAGGACGAACAGTCCGACGTCACCTACCTCGCCCAGCGCACTACCGAGCGCAGCGAACCCAGCGGTGCGAGTTCCGCGTCGGTCCTCGAGGAAGATCTCACCGAAAAGCAACGGGCGGCCCTCGAGACGGCCTACTTCGCGGGCTACTTCGACTGGCCTCGCGAGAGTACGGGCGAGGAGATCGCGGATCGGCTGGGAATCGCGCCCGCGACCTTCAACCAGCATCTCCGGACGGCAGAGCGGAAGTTCTTCGATTCGGTGCTCGGCGAGTAA
- a CDS encoding LLM class flavin-dependent oxidoreductase yields MDLSIVDLAPVPQDGTATDAYANTTDLARRAEDLGYDRFWVAEHHGMADHIASTTPETLIAHLAAETDEIRIGSGTVLLNHYQPFKVAETFASLDAMAPGRVDLGLGRATGIPAVDQALGTDRHKQNPDEDHAEKIEATVSHLYDGFPEDHPYADISLPRSADDVPEAWVLGSSPSSAEIAGKLGLRYCFAAFIRPNLAERAFETYREHFVPSDVGAGPDSPQGMLAINVACAETDQEAARQRATAEATYRRLQRGEVGSPPTVEAAIDELGGVPEPTPNPLPEGEWSRSISGSPETLSALLEQLTDRVAVDSVVVQNTIAEHEDVVRSHELLAEGVGL; encoded by the coding sequence ATGGACCTCTCGATCGTCGATCTCGCACCCGTTCCGCAGGACGGGACCGCGACCGACGCGTACGCGAACACGACCGATCTCGCCCGGCGGGCCGAAGACCTCGGCTACGACCGATTCTGGGTGGCCGAACACCACGGCATGGCCGACCACATCGCGAGCACGACGCCGGAGACGTTGATCGCCCACCTCGCGGCCGAAACCGACGAGATACGGATCGGCTCCGGGACGGTGCTGCTCAACCACTATCAGCCGTTCAAGGTCGCCGAAACGTTCGCGTCGCTCGACGCGATGGCGCCCGGGCGGGTCGACCTCGGCCTCGGCCGCGCGACCGGCATCCCCGCAGTTGATCAGGCGCTGGGGACCGACCGACACAAGCAGAATCCCGACGAGGACCACGCCGAGAAGATCGAGGCGACGGTGAGCCACCTCTACGACGGCTTCCCCGAGGACCACCCCTATGCCGACATCTCGCTTCCCCGCTCGGCCGACGACGTTCCCGAGGCGTGGGTCCTCGGCTCGAGCCCCTCGAGCGCCGAGATCGCGGGCAAACTGGGCCTTCGGTACTGCTTCGCCGCGTTCATCCGCCCGAATCTCGCCGAACGGGCCTTCGAGACGTACCGCGAGCACTTCGTGCCCTCGGACGTCGGTGCGGGACCGGACAGCCCCCAGGGCATGCTCGCGATCAACGTCGCCTGCGCCGAGACCGATCAGGAAGCGGCCCGACAGCGGGCGACGGCCGAGGCGACCTACAGGCGGCTGCAACGCGGCGAGGTCGGCTCGCCGCCGACCGTCGAGGCCGCGATCGACGAACTCGGCGGCGTGCCGGAGCCGACGCCGAACCCGCTCCCCGAGGGCGAGTGGTCGCGCTCGATTTCGGGGAGTCCGGAGACGCTTTCGGCGCTGCTCGAGCAGCTTACGGATCGCGTCGCCGTCGATAGCGTGGTCGTGCAGAATACGATCGCCGAGCACGAGGACGTCGTCCGCTCGCACGAGTTGCTTGCGGAGGGCGTCGGGCTCTGA
- a CDS encoding HdeD family acid-resistance protein, translating to MNSMTTDGESYGYSLAHGWRTLAIAGAVVGLLGLLAIAFPLATGLSLTMGFGALLVLSGVVHGAHAVTARGWRGRIWQAALAVVAILAGLIAFMNPVVGLVTLTLVLVGYLLADGVAELWMGLRMAGQPGRTSIVASGVISLVLAGLLWVGFPATASWAIGLLVGVSLFMTGLSMGIVAISGRRVDESTPPAAEPRSA from the coding sequence ATGAACTCGATGACAACTGACGGCGAATCGTACGGCTACTCTCTCGCACACGGCTGGCGCACGCTCGCGATAGCGGGTGCCGTCGTCGGCCTCCTCGGCCTCCTCGCGATCGCGTTTCCGCTCGCGACCGGTCTCTCGCTGACGATGGGTTTCGGCGCCCTCCTCGTGCTGAGCGGCGTCGTCCACGGTGCACACGCCGTTACGGCCCGCGGATGGCGCGGACGCATCTGGCAGGCAGCCCTCGCCGTCGTGGCGATCCTCGCCGGCCTTATCGCCTTCATGAACCCGGTCGTCGGCCTCGTGACTCTGACGCTCGTGTTAGTGGGCTACCTGCTGGCCGACGGCGTCGCGGAACTGTGGATGGGGCTGCGCATGGCCGGCCAGCCAGGACGCACTTCGATCGTCGCCAGCGGCGTCATCTCGCTGGTCCTCGCCGGCCTCCTCTGGGTCGGCTTCCCGGCCACCGCCTCGTGGGCGATCGGCCTCCTCGTCGGCGTCAGCCTGTTCATGACCGGCCTCTCGATGGGTATCGTCGCGATCTCGGGCCGTCGCGTCGACGAGTCGACGCCGCCCGCGGCCGAACCGCGCAGCGCCTAA
- the dpsA gene encoding DNA starvation/stationary phase protection protein DpsA, which translates to MNTQKTVQQEAGTVEENALRLEPEKAEQIVEALNRDLADAYVLYHQLHKHHWNVEGAEFLDIHVFLQEVYEDVEEAADDVAERLQALGGVPHANMTTLAEKATVEPEDEDVYDIRTSLANDLEMMGDIIESYREHIELAEGLGDHATSQMLREQLETIEEHAHHIEHYLEDDTLVLESATH; encoded by the coding sequence ATGAACACGCAGAAGACCGTCCAACAGGAGGCCGGCACCGTCGAGGAGAACGCACTGCGACTCGAGCCCGAGAAGGCCGAACAGATCGTCGAGGCGCTGAACCGCGACCTCGCGGACGCGTACGTCCTCTACCACCAGCTTCACAAGCACCACTGGAACGTCGAAGGCGCCGAGTTCCTCGACATCCACGTCTTCCTCCAGGAAGTCTACGAGGACGTCGAGGAAGCCGCCGACGACGTCGCCGAGCGGCTGCAGGCCCTGGGCGGCGTTCCGCACGCCAACATGACGACGCTCGCCGAGAAGGCGACCGTCGAACCCGAGGACGAAGACGTCTACGACATCCGCACCTCGCTGGCGAACGACCTCGAGATGATGGGCGACATCATCGAGAGCTACCGCGAGCACATCGAACTCGCCGAAGGACTGGGCGACCACGCGACGTCTCAGATGCTGCGCGAACAGCTCGAGACCATCGAGGAACACGCCCACCACATCGAGCACTACCTCGAGGACGATACGCTCGTGCTCGAGTCGGCGACCCACTAA
- a CDS encoding DUF7331 family protein, with amino-acid sequence MTNATRPHDTDDAQDRDGPADERTVPDISICESRPGQTIFIEADNTEGWIASDTTIDVSR; translated from the coding sequence ATGACGAACGCTACCCGACCACACGACACGGACGACGCTCAGGATCGAGACGGTCCAGCTGATGAACGGACCGTTCCCGACATCTCGATCTGTGAGAGCCGTCCGGGGCAGACGATCTTCATCGAGGCGGACAACACCGAGGGCTGGATCGCGAGCGATACGACGATCGACGTCTCTCGGTAG
- a CDS encoding metal-dependent transcriptional regulator has product MTSESQYLLVIYRASRTRSEPVSPGHVADALDRSPAAATEMLQRLETRGLLEYEPYEGATLTAEGRETAEELYETYAVLSQFFREVLDLENPEAEALELAGSVSPVVTERVAETLLEGDAAESIDDDVVQSPLEGS; this is encoded by the coding sequence ATGACGAGTGAATCCCAGTACCTGCTCGTCATCTATCGCGCCTCGAGAACCCGGAGCGAGCCGGTCTCGCCGGGCCACGTCGCCGACGCACTCGACCGGTCCCCAGCGGCCGCGACCGAGATGCTCCAGCGACTCGAGACGCGAGGGCTCCTCGAGTACGAACCCTACGAGGGCGCGACGCTCACAGCGGAGGGCCGGGAGACGGCCGAAGAACTGTACGAAACGTACGCCGTGCTGTCGCAGTTCTTCCGCGAGGTGCTCGACCTCGAGAACCCCGAGGCGGAGGCGCTGGAACTCGCCGGCAGCGTCAGTCCCGTCGTCACCGAGCGGGTCGCCGAGACGCTGCTCGAGGGCGACGCTGCCGAGTCGATCGACGACGACGTAGTTCAGTCGCCCCTCGAGGGGTCCTGA